AATACTCGACTGCAAGCACATCAAAACAACGGTCCACGTGGTCCATGCGACCGCCCAAAGCATAAACCCGATCCTTGGAGCTGATCATGGCATGCAACACTCTGGGTTCATTCATAGGAGCTCTGAAGTCCCACTGGTCTGATGCTGGGTCGTAGCAGTGAAGAGTTTTCTTGTCGTCCAACGAGACGCCATAACCCCCTGAGATATACAGCTTTTCTCCACAGGGAGTCCCTGCGTGTCCCCAAATCCTGCGTTTTAATGGTTCCACATTAGTCCACTCGTTCTTCTTTGGGCAGTAACACTCTACAGATGACAGACTGCCAGATCGATTGCGCCCTCCGGTGGCATACAGCTGTCCATTCACCACGTTGAGCTGAAACTGGATACGAGCCTCCTGCAAAGGTTGGATGCGCAGCCATTGGCTCAGATGTGGGTCGTAGCGGAAGCAGCTGTCTACCGCCCCCTCGCCGCTGCGGTACTGCAAGTGCTGTCCACCAACGATGTACACAAAGTTATCAAGTACGGCAACGCAAGCGTGGCTGCACCCCACCTCCATCTCTGTCAGCTCTTTGAACTGGCGGGAAGCAATGTCAGGGAGATGGTACACCTTGGTGCTCACTGTGCGGTCGTTGTCAGTGTAGGGTGTCCCGCCAAAAGTGATGACCGACAGGACGTCCGAACGTATGAGTGTCCGTGAAGACTGCATCTCATGTTGTCGGAAGGGAAGAATCTGGTAATTGAAGGCCTCGAGGAGATACTGGCGGCACAGCACATCCTCCACCATGATGTCCACCGTCTGAACGCTGTCCACCAGCTCAGAGGAACGCATGAGGGGGAAGCGCACATGGCAGAGGACACTGCTGGCTTGAGCCCGGCGAGACTCGTCATACTGGAGCCACCGGACGGCGGCATGGAAGAGGTCGATCTCGCTACAGTTCTTCAGTTTGTTGCTCTGCAGGAAGAAGACGAGGCGCTCCATGGGAATATGCAGAAAGTCCTCCTCCTCTGCAATTTGGAGGAAGTGGCGGAAGGTGAAGGCATCCACCGACTCTTTGAGGGAAGACAGGCTGAAGGTAGTGGCCATCTGGCCGATGTGCAGGCAGGTCTCCACGCTCATCGCTGACTTGAGGAACTCCTCGCAGAGCTCCATGACTGGGACCATCTGgagaaacactgctgccccAAGGACATCCTGAATACAGTCCAGGTCTAAAGTGACTTCTGCACTGTAGGCAAAGTCAATGATATGTTTCAGCCCACGGGCGGACAGACCCTTCAGCTCAATGGTATCTTGATTCGACTCTCTCATGCCTCCAGTAAACATTGCTCTGTAACACAAGAACAGGTCAGTGAactacatgatttttttttataattccaTCTCTTCTAAATGCAAGGCATTAGTTTTGTATGACTTTCCATAACTAAgtcaaattatattattattagcaaTTGTATGTATGCAGATTAATTGAAAACTACCATCTAATGAAAAAAGCGTGCAAAACAAAGTGAAAAGTATATTTGTCACCCGTTTGTAGATTTATCTGGTTTATGTTTAataatttatcattttaaaatttCCTTGCTTTCAATTTCtggaatacatatttctaaaacttCTATAATAAGTAGAAAATCAGTGAAGTTTAATGGCTATGATTAAagacaaaatgacaaaacaagCGCAAGTGAGTGcatcattttgcattttgttatGAGTTTCACTTTCCTCCCCCAACTGAATTGCTTATAATACAGTTGATCTGTGAACTGCAGCGTACTCCAACAGTGCACTTGGTGTAAATTGCTCTGGATAAGAGCATTGGCTAAGTGCTtccaatttaaaatgtaaatgggAGGCAAAAGGTCTTGTGATTTTAGACTAACCTGAAGTAATCACTACAAGCGGCCAGCACAGCTCTGTGGACCTGGAAGCGCTCCTCATTGATGGCCAGCACAACGTCAAGTAGCTGGCCCTGAGCACGCAAGACCGACAAGCCCTGGAGGAGGGTGGTACTGTGGCTTGAGGCCGAGAATGTACAGCGCAGGGTGCTATTCTTGTTAGCCATACTGGAAAGAAAAAAGGGCCGTGTCACAATCAGTAAATCAAGGGATCCTACATGATAAAACTCACTTATACTTTCCAGGGCTTAAATCCTTAACTGAATTTGGAGACTGTGTCAATTCTTCAATCTAATGTTTACAGCTGAAAGCTGTAATATTCTGGCCAAGCAGGATGTTTATCTTAAGAATATTAAAATGTGATCTGTATGTAGATATCTAATGTTTGGTGTTAACTCAAGGCGTTGATGCACACAGCAATACTGTGATGTAAATGTAATCTAATCTGCCACAGTCGACCCAGAGGAAATGCAATCTTTAGTGTACAGTGTCTTTGCAttagtgagagtgagagtgctgcacacaggagagaaacaacATTGCTATCAATAGAAATGGCATCCCTCTGCTTCGACTA
The Perca fluviatilis chromosome 9, GENO_Pfluv_1.0, whole genome shotgun sequence genome window above contains:
- the klhl26 gene encoding kelch-like protein 26 isoform X1; this encodes MAESDGGDFASKNPQSSMANKNSTLRCTFSASSHSTTLLQGLSVLRAQGQLLDVVLAINEERFQVHRAVLAACSDYFRAMFTGGMRESNQDTIELKGLSARGLKHIIDFAYSAEVTLDLDCIQDVLGAAVFLQMVPVMELCEEFLKSAMSVETCLHIGQMATTFSLSSLKESVDAFTFRHFLQIAEEEDFLHIPMERLVFFLQSNKLKNCSEIDLFHAAVRWLQYDESRRAQASSVLCHVRFPLMRSSELVDSVQTVDIMVEDVLCRQYLLEAFNYQILPFRQHEMQSSRTLIRSDVLSVITFGGTPYTDNDRTVSTKVYHLPDIASRQFKELTEMEVGCSHACVAVLDNFVYIVGGQHLQYRSGEGAVDSCFRYDPHLSQWLRIQPLQEARIQFQLNVVNGQLYATGGRNRSGSLSSVECYCPKKNEWTNVEPLKRRIWGHAGTPCGEKLYISGGYGVSLDDKKTLHCYDPASDQWDFRAPMNEPRVLHAMISSKDRVYALGGRMDHVDRCFDVLAVEYYIPENDQWTTVSPMRAGQSEAGCCLLDSKIYIVGGYNWHLNNVTSIVQVYNTETDEWERDLHFPESFAGIACTPIIIAQNTTTRTI
- the klhl26 gene encoding kelch-like protein 26 isoform X2, which gives rise to MAESDGGDFASKNPQSRAMFTGGMRESNQDTIELKGLSARGLKHIIDFAYSAEVTLDLDCIQDVLGAAVFLQMVPVMELCEEFLKSAMSVETCLHIGQMATTFSLSSLKESVDAFTFRHFLQIAEEEDFLHIPMERLVFFLQSNKLKNCSEIDLFHAAVRWLQYDESRRAQASSVLCHVRFPLMRSSELVDSVQTVDIMVEDVLCRQYLLEAFNYQILPFRQHEMQSSRTLIRSDVLSVITFGGTPYTDNDRTVSTKVYHLPDIASRQFKELTEMEVGCSHACVAVLDNFVYIVGGQHLQYRSGEGAVDSCFRYDPHLSQWLRIQPLQEARIQFQLNVVNGQLYATGGRNRSGSLSSVECYCPKKNEWTNVEPLKRRIWGHAGTPCGEKLYISGGYGVSLDDKKTLHCYDPASDQWDFRAPMNEPRVLHAMISSKDRVYALGGRMDHVDRCFDVLAVEYYIPENDQWTTVSPMRAGQSEAGCCLLDSKIYIVGGYNWHLNNVTSIVQVYNTETDEWERDLHFPESFAGIACTPIIIAQNTTTRTI